In the Colletotrichum lupini chromosome 1, complete sequence genome, one interval contains:
- a CDS encoding TFIIH p62 subunit domain-containing protein, producing the protein MAIPSGRTAFKKKDGVLTLTPDQQSVIWTPAPGNGPPTVSLVIANISNLQQTPDSAAKVMLKIFEKPPDATEQVPYLFHFTSPEARSEANAIKDLLSRLLADIRSGDPNVPKPSGNSTPNAANGANGASGGGGGAGGGSSMAFASSANAKPNSARWFDDAQLKGDIELQQSLMKKDRTLHQTYMDARATKPESISDAAFNAQFWSTRTNLLRAHAIEVNQQKGAYNVLPAIKPRLENDVLKLDITVEMVQLIMAQHPLVKRLYDENVPKVPESEFWSRFFLSKLFRTLKGDRITDERKEGIKRDALFDAHDASENTTMFQRKSMAQSVPHIIDVHGNEENQGGFRSGNQKDVEMRPRKNVPIVNTLNSLSERMLANVAPSDRDTGAEAEEDSTWAEIALRDLRGDAKENKIILNIKEQNRFFAKKDEAKSANALAFAKQNPSDVLFDIQTDLETIETDGAGGLNLRAGIGIVDDSDSDDGGTRRPPHVGSRAARKAAGDDIMKGIRQRRAQKYGDTAADESRPMGLPVEVAERCQLTHATTVEFLHQFWNAFLSGDPDRANELQYLVESLKRSAERIHAVADEAEKTRDDIIRAKKKEIMDHYKATGKKIRGWRPEHEKGGRKAVLAIMQPTLEALKRAQGDYQRALAAEGVQLSTEA; encoded by the exons ATGGCGATACCGTCAGGTCGTACGGCCTTCAAGAAGAAGGATGGTGTCTTGACCTTGACGCCGGATCAACAGTCCGTCATCTGGACTCCAGCACCTGGGAATGGCCCGCCTACGGTCTCCCTGGTCATTGCTAATATCTCAA ATTTGCAACAGACACCAGACAGCGCAGCAAAGGTTATGCTCAAAATCTTTGAGAAGCCTCCAGATGCAACAGAACAAGTGCCCTACCTCTTCCACTTCACATCACCAGAAGCCAGGTCTGAGGCCAACGCCATCAAGGACCTGCTCTCGAGGCTGTTGGCCGATATCCGCTCCGGCGATCCCAATGTCCCCAAACCCTCCGGCAACTCAACCCCGAACGCGGCCAACGGCGCAAATGGTGCCAgcggtggtggcggcggcgctgGCGGCGGCTCGTCCATGGCGTTCGCCAGCTCCGCCAACGCGAAGCCCAACAGCGCTCGCTGGTTCGACGACGCCCAGCTCAAGGGTGACATTGAGCTGCAGCAGTCCCTTATGAAGAAGGACCGCACTCTACACCAGACGTACATGGACGCGCGCGCGACCAAGCCCGAATCGATATCGGACGCGGCCTTTAACGCCCAGTTCTGGTCGACGCGCACAAACTTGCTGCGTGCCCACGCCATCGAGGTGAACCAGCAAAAGGGCGCGTACAATGTCCTCCCCGCGATAAAGCCGCGGCTGGAGAACGACGTGCTCAAGCTCGACATCACCGTCGAGATGGTCCAGCTCATCATGGCGCAGCACCCGCTCGTCAAGCGGCTCTACGACGAAAACGTGCCCAAGGTCCCCGAGAGCGAATTTTGGTCCCGCTTCTTTCTCAGCAAGCTCTTCCGCACGCTGAAGGGAGATAGGATCACGGACGAGAGAAAGGAGGGCATCAAGCGCGACGCGCTGTTTGACGCCCATGATGCCAGCGAGAACACGACAATGTTCCAGCGCAAGAGCATGGCGCAGAGCGTGCCGCACATCATTGACGTCCACGGCAACGAGGAGAACCAGGGCGGCTTCCGGAGCGGAAACCAAAAGGATGTCGAGATGCGCCCGCGCAAAAATGTGCCTATTGTAAATACCCTCAACAGTCTCAGCGAGCGTATGCTCGCCAACGTGGCCCCCTCGGACCGCGATACCGGCGCCGAGGCCGAAGAAGACTCGACGTGGGCGGAGATTGCCCTCCGCGACCTGCGCGGCGACGCAAAGGAGAACAAAATCATACTCAACATCAAGGAGCAGAACCGCTTCTTTGCGAAAAAAGACGAGGCCAAATCCGCAAACGCCCTCGCTTTCGCCAAGCAGAACCCCTCGGACGTCCTATTTGACATCCAGACCGACCTCGAGACCATTGAGACGGACGGCGCCGGCGGCCTCAACCTCCGCGCGGGCATCGGCATCGTCGACGACAGCGACAGCGACGACGGAGGAACGCGGCGCCCGCCCCACGTCGGCTCCCGCGCCGCGCGCAAAGCCGCGGGCGACGACATCATGAAGGGCATTCGGCAGCGCCGCGCGCAAAAGTACGGCGACACGGCGGCGGACGAGTCCCGCCCCATGGGCCTGCCCGTCGAGGTCGCGGAGCGGTGCCAGCTGACGCACGCCACGACGGTCGAGTTCCTGCACCAGTTCTGGAACGCGTTTCTGTCGGGCGACCCGGACCGCGCCAACGAGCTGCAGTACCTCGTCGAGTCCCTCAAGCGCTCGGCCGAGCGTATCCACGCCGTCGCCGACGAGGCGGAGAAGACGCGCGACGACATCATCCGggccaagaagaaggagattATGGATCACTACAAGGCGACGGGGAAGAAGATTCGCGGGTGGCGGCCTGAGCATGAAAAGGGTGGCAGGAAGGCCGTGCTGGCGATTATGCAGCCGACGCTCGAGGCGCTGAAGAGGGCGCAGGGGGATTATCAGCGGGCTCTTGCTGCTGAGGGGGTTCAGCTTTCCACCGAGGCCTGA
- a CDS encoding LsmAD domain-containing protein, whose product VNLLRTVGPAAASLSEHLDDQGSTTTARFSNPTNRYILRFPSQAHGCKMVAPKKPQSEINNGNKSNNMSYNKRDSAMGGARSGFRTDTAISNNRPGTERTLQPWVPDSNDGIDGSLEKPSGSGGAWDQFAENERLFGLKTDYDENIYTTTIDKSHPQYRDRMAAAERKAREIERSLATTAHVAEERVMDYVTGGGDDKGGDEEDKYSGVRRQDFPPLSSRENKYTPPAKRAPASNATVVGAPIDPAIISSQLRAPAKKQTTVKPEDAKLLSQLVNKGSATQGAEAPKAADPKPAAPATKTAPKQEPTKPAETKPAETKPAETKQTVAAKPGDAKAAEKSATQARPSAATSRTISPQVIEGTPGAPSATSTVERDLLKSFRTFASQQRQNAEKVRSSKAKADKEVKLTELKKFADTFKLSTPVPTDLISIIAKDPDKQKEIQAKALQNAEDVARTKTTPTLKGKDASSKEGAAKPPADAPAAQAAVETRNATRPAPANTISPSNVPNRHPNARQSYASPQYHAQTYRNDRSGQHMAQQNRQPLAQRLRHVEQQKMSAPPNQHPGGPDMRMPPTGPANNTEAFRRAGGVPSHLGGKLNPNSHEFRPNPFATSFNPNGHPSAGSSPRSAAANNAPETASTPASAGQLIRRKTKAVDVKKCYILAHVKTFTPPQGRNWDDNDGLRPSYDTPPTWRQPSDNEKSDSTMLMTSKEFLERQSFAVSSIATPNHTHVVPSVAHQHQLPFHLQQPAHGMGPRQSPHMPPMPIQNQHGHVPHTPYQNMDDHRMMHSNSAQSFASPRMAQVPITYNTPAMTSAGQVPYNQPMMQPYGGPATPQMGGYRNFSQNHQYVPQQPGGPMGAPMMPQFINPQGMVPAPGQMPMYAGNHQFMPPNGAPPQPIPGANGYPSPGRPSAPMMVHQGSQQGQPVYGMSPNVQYQQPAYTPQQPGGQGKMVPGGRYQ is encoded by the exons GTGAATCTGCTCAGAACTGTCGGGCCCGCTGCGGCCTCACTGTCTGAACATCTCGACGATCAAGGGTCAACGACGACTGCTCGATTCTCGAACCCAACGAACCGATATATCCTCCGATTCCCGTCGCAAG CCCACGGCTGCAAGATGGTCGCCCCTAAGAAACCTCAGAGCGAAATCAACAACGGAAACAAGTCCAACAATATGTCCTACAATAAGAGGGATTCGGCCATGGGTG GCGCTCGATCTGGGTTCAGAACCGATACCGCTATTTCCAACAACAGACCCGGCACCGAGCGAACCCTCCAGCCATGGGTCCCCGACTCCAATGATGGCATCGATGGCAGCTTGGAGAAGCCATCTGGCAGTGGAGGAGCTTGGGACCAATTTGCCGAGAATGAGCGGCTCTTCGGCCTTAAGACCGACTACGATGAGAACATCTACACAACAACCATTGACAAAAGCCACCCGCAGTACCGTGATCGCATGGCTGCTGCCGAGCGCAAGGCTCGCGAGATCGAGCGAAGCTTGGCCACCACGGCGCACGTTGCGGAGGAGCGCGTCATGGATTATGTCACTGGCGGTGGTGACGACAAGGGCGGGGATGAGGAAGACAA ATACAGCGGAGTCCGCCGTCAGGACTTCCCTCCTCTGTCGAGCCGCGAAAACAAGTACACGCCTCCTGCCAAGCGAGCACCCGCTTCGAATGCGACTGTCGTTGGCGCCCCGATTGACCCCGCGATCATCTCGTCGCAACTGAGAGCCCCCGCAAAGAAGCAGACCACAGTGAAGCCCGAAGATGCCAAGCTTTTGAGCCAGCTCGTCAACAAGGGCAGTGCTACCCAAGGTGCTGAGGCGCCGAAAGCCGCTGATCCCAAGCCTGCTGCCCCCGCTACAAAGACTGCCCCGAAGCAGGAGCCGACCAAGCCGGCTGAGACGAAGCCTGCAGAGACGAAGCCTGCAGAGACGAAGCAGACCGTCGCCGCAAAGCCCGGCGACGCCAAGGCTGCTGAGAAGTCGGCTACCCAAGCTCGTCCCTCTGCAGCTACAAGCCGAACGATCTCTCCTCAGGTCATAGAAGGCACTCCAGGAGCTCCCAGTGCTACTTCGACGGTCGAAAGAGACCTCTTGAAGTCGTTCAGAACGTTTGCCAGCCAGCAGCGGCAGAATGCTGAAAAAGTTCGGAGCAGCAAGGCTAAGGCCGACAAGGAAGTCAAGTTGACTGAACTGAAGAAATTCGCCGATACCTTCAAGCTGTCGACTCCAGTTCCTACTGACCTGATTTCCATTATCGCCAAGGACCCCGATAAACAGAAGGAAATCCAGGCAAAGGCTCTCCAGAACGCGGAAGATGTTGCTCGTACCAAGACGACACCTACTCTGAAGGGCAAGGACGCTTCATCAAAGGAGGGTGCAGCAAAACCGCCTGCTGATGCCCCGGCTGCTCAAGCCGCCGTTGAGACAAGGAATGCTACTCGTCCGGCGCCAGCTAATACTATTTCTCCCTCCAATGTGCCGAACCGTCATCCCAACGCTCGCCAGTCTTACGCCAGCCCCCAGTATCACGCCCAAACGTACAGGAACGATAGATCTGGTCAACACATGGCGCAACAGAACCGCCAGCCCTTGGCTCAGCGCCTGCGTCACGTGGAGCAGCAGAAGATGTCGGCGCCTCCCAACCAGCACCCTGGTGGCCCTGACATGCGGATGCCGCCAACCGGCCCAGCGAACAACACTGAGGCTTTCCGGCGTGCAGGCGGTGTCCCGAGTCACCTTGGCGGGAAGTTAAACCCCAACAGCCATGAGTTCAGACCGAACCCCTTTGCGACGTCCTTCAACCCGAACGGACACCCCAGCGCGGGTTCCAGTCCTCGCTCTGCTGCTGCCAACAACGCCCCAGAGACAGCTTCGACCCCGGCATCAGCTGGACAGTTGATTCGTCGGAAGACGAAGGCAGTTGATGTGAAGAAGTGTTACATCTTGGCACACGTCAAGACATTCACGCCGCCTCAGGGTCGGAACTGGGACGACAACGACGGTCTGAGACCCTCATACGACACCCCGCCTACCTGGAGACAACCTTCGGACAACGAGAAGTCGGATTCCACGATGCTCATGACTTCCAAGGAGTTTTTGGAGCGGCAGTCATTTGCTGTGTCGTCAATTGCCACACCGAACCACACTCACGTTGTGCCCAGCGTGGCTCACCAGCATCAACTTCCCTTTCATCTGCAGCAACCTGCGCACGGTATGGGCCCGCGTCAGTCACCACACATGCCACCCATGCCTATACAAAATCAACATGGACATGTACCCCATACACCCTACCAGAATATGGATGACCATCGGATGATGCACTCCAACTCGGCCCAGTCCTTCGCTTCGCCGCGTATGGCACAGGTCCCCATCACTTACAACACGCCAGCGATGACCTCGGCGGGTCAGGTGCCCTACAACCAGCCTATGATGCAGCCCTACGGTGGACCGGCTACACCTCAGATGGGTGGTTACCGGAACTTCTCCCAAAACCATCAATACGTGCCGCAGCAGCCTGGTGGTCCCATGGGAGCACCTATGATGCCTCAATTTATCAACCCCCAGGGCATGGTGCCGGCACCCGGCCAAATGCCAATGTATGCTGGCAACCACCAGTTCATGCCTCCGAATGGCGCGCCGCCCCAGCCGATTCCGGGAGCCAACGGCTATCCTAGCCCAGGACGCCCGTCAGCGCCGATGATGGTTCATCAAGGCTCGCAGCAAGGTCAACCGGTATATGGCATGAGCCCCAACGTGCAGTACCAGCAGCCTGCGTACACTCCGCAGCAACCCGGCGGTCAGGGTAAGATGGTACCCGGCGGTCGCTATCAATAA
- a CDS encoding peptidase M16 inactive domain-containing protein has protein sequence MISRPSLTRAAQQTLRNSSCARTISGRRFASAAAGSGAFETADVGGVKVAARDSQGPTTKLAIVAKAGTRYQPLPGLAAGLESFAFKNTTKRSGLRIVRESELLGSQLTAYHTREALVLEASFFRDDLPYFTELLAEVVSQTKYTTHEFHEEVQPVLRLKQSGTSAAALALDSAHSVAFHSGLGSPSNLTPSIPIQPYLSEYAVSDFAQAAFAKSNIALVADGASAANVSKWAEQFFKSVPTASSGKLALNTAATKYFGGEQRTYSPSGNAYVIAFPGATTGQASPELAVLAALLGGKSNIKWSTGFSLINKAVGVVPGLSTSTVNLSYSDAGLLTIQLAGSASAVRGAAQETAKALKSIAEGTVSKEDLTKAIAKAKFDALEASEKRSGSILLAGSSLVHSGKAVDATEAIKSIESVTAEKLKAATKTILEGKASVAAVGDLFALPYAEELGLRV, from the exons ATGATCTCTAGACCGTCCCTCACGAGGGCTGCGCAGCAGACCCTCCGCAACTCGAGCTGTGCTCGCACAATCTCGGGTCGCCGGTTCGCCAGCGCTGCTGCTGGCTCCGGCGCCTTTGAGACCGCCGACGTTGGTGGTGTCAAGGTTGCTGCCAGAGACTCCCAGGGCCCTACGACCAAGTTGGCCATCGTGGCAAAGGCCGGTACGAGATACCAGCCTCTTCCCGGTTTGGCCGCTGGCCTCGAGTCCTTCGCCTTCAAG AACACGACAAAACGCTCTGGTCTGCGTATCGTTCGCGAGTCTGAACTCCTCGGCAGCCAATTGACCGCATACCACACCCGCGAAGCCCTCGTTCTCGAGGCCAGCTTTTTCCGCGATGACCTTCCCTACTTCACGGAACTCCTCGCCGAGGTCGTCTCCCAGACCAAGTACACCA CCCACGAGTTCCACGAGGAGGTCCAGCCTGTTCTCCGCTTGAAGCAGTCTGGCACCAGCGCTGCCGCTCTTGCCCTTGACTCCGCCCACTCCGTTGCTTTCCACTCCGGCCTCGGCTCTCCCTCCAACCTGACGCCCTCGATCCCTATCCAGCCCTACCTCAGCGAGTACGCCGTTTCCGACTTCGCCCAGGCCGCCTTCGCCAAGTCCAACATCGCCCTTGTCGCCGATGGTGCCTCTGCCGCGAACGTCAGCAAGTGGGCTGAGCAGTTCTTCAAGTCGGTTCCCACTGCCTCCTCCGGCAAGCTGGCCCTGAACACCGCCGCCACCAAGTACTTTGGTGGTGAGCAGCGTACCTACAGCCCCTCTGGAAACGCCTATGTTATCGCTTTCCCCGGTGCCACGACTGGCCAGGCTTCTCCTGAGCTTGCCGTACTTGCGGCTCTGCTGGGCGGCAAGTCCAACATCAAGTGGTCCACTGGCTTCAGCTTGATCAACAAGGCTGTTGGTGTTGTTCCGGGCTTGTCCACCTCAACCGTCAACCTGTCCTACTCTGACGCTGGCCTCCTGACTATCCAGCTCGCTGGCTCAGCCTCTGCTGTCCGTGGTGCTGCCCAGGAGACCGCTAAGGCTCTGAAGAGCATCGCCGAGGGTACCGTCAGCAAGGAGGACCTGACCAAGGCTATTGCTAAGGCCAAGTTCGATGCCCTTGAAGCTTCCGAGAAGCGCAGCGGTAGCATCCTCCTTGCTGGATCCAGCCTCGTCCACAGCGGCAAGGCCGTTGACGCCACCGAGGCTATCAAGTCTATCGAGTCTGTTACGGCTGAGAAGCTCAAGGCG GCGACAAAGACGATCCTGGAGGGTAAGGCCAGTGTTGCGGCAGTGGGTGACCTGTTCGCTCTGCCGTACGCTGAGGAGCTTGGCCTCCGGGTATAA
- a CDS encoding extracellular protein, whose translation MKSTFVSAIVLLAGHAAAHMAITYPPPLRSKQNPFAGQDIDYSITSPLSASGSDFPCKGTLNLLGTAAASPVATWQAGQQYNMTIAGGANHNGGSCQASLSFDSGKTFTVIHSYIGNCPVAGTSSLTFTLPADTPSAKDALFAWTWFNNVGNREFYMNCAVITTTGGGGSASTPFASRPQIFKANIANGCSTVEGSDVLFPNPGPPGDVTNAGTKTAAPVGTCDVAVGGGSSGGGSSSSPSSSANAVAPAPSAPAASQVSQPSSQSTTRAAGGASSSAGLPGGVFHTVPASSNSAVASARPTTLATVSIPASPSEECTEGSAAPTAMPAPTSAVVPSAAPSAAPSAAPSAAPSPGAGSGDAADGSMTPGKACTPEGQWNCVSGTHFQRCASGQWSVLMSMAPGTKCQSGTTEVLVWQKKRAHGRRSLRARHHI comes from the exons ATGAAGTCCACCTTCGTCTCCGCGATCGTGCTGCTTGCCGGCCACGCCGCGGCTCATATGGCCATCACCTACCCGCCGCCCCTGCGATCCAAGCAGAACCCCTTCGCCGGTCAGGACATCGACTACAGCATCACCAGCCCTCTGAGCGCTTCTGGAAGCGACTTCCCCTGCAAGGGCACCTTGAACCTTCTCGGCACCGCTGCGGCCTCTCCCGTTGCTACTTGGCAGGCCGGCCAGCAGTACAACATGACCATCGCCGGCGGTGCCAACCACAACGGCGGTAGTTGCCAGGCTTCCCTCTCCTTCGATAGCGGCAAGACCTTCACCGTCATCCACAGCTACATCGGTAACTGCCCTGTCGCAGGCACTTCGTCTCTCACCTTCACCTTGCCTGCCGACACCCCTTCTGCCAAGGACGCCCTGTTCGCCTGGACTTGGTTCAACAACGTCGGCAACCGAGAGTT CTACATGAACTGCGCCgtcatcaccaccaccggcGGAGGTGGCAGTGCTTCCACTCCCTTCGCCAGCCGTCCTCAGATCTTCAAGGCCAACATCGCCAACGGCTGCAGCACCGTCGAGGGATCCGACGTTCTGTTCCCCAATCCCGGCCCTCCTGGAGACGTCACCAACGCCGGCACCAAGACCGCTGCCCCCGTCGGCACCTGCGACGTCGCAGTCGGTGGTGGTAGCTCTGGAGGTGGTAGCAGCAGCTCTCCCAGCAGCTCTGCCAACGCTGTCGCTCCTGCCCCGTCCGCTCCGGCCGCTTCTCAAGTCTCTCAGCCGAGCTCCCAGTCGACTACTCGCGCTGCTGGAGGTGCCTCTTCATCTGCTGGACT CCCTGGCGGCGTCTTCCACACTGTCCCGGCCTCTAGCAACTCTGCCGTTGCCTCTGCCCGACCGACCACACTTGCGACCGTCAGCATTCCCGCTTCACCCAGCGAAGAGTGCACCGAAGGATCTGCGGCACCCACCGCCATGCCTGCTCCCACTTCGGCAGTCGTTCCTTCAGCCGCCCCCTCTGCCGCTCCATCCGCAGCTCCATCCGCAGCTCCCTCGCCTGGCGCCGGATCTGGTGATGCAGCAGACGGCTCCATGACTCCCGGCAAGGCCTGCACCCCCGAGGGCCAGTGGAACTGCGTCTCCGGCACTCATTTCCAGCGTTGTGCCTCTGGACAGTGGTCGGTGCTCATGAGTATGGCTCCTGGCACCAAATGCCAGTCTGGCACAACCGAGGTCCTGGTCTGGCAGAAGAAGAGAGCCCACGGTCGCCGCTCCCTCCGCGCTAGACACCACATCTAA